In Parabacteroides timonensis, the genomic stretch ATTCAGGGAGAAATCAGGATTACGTAATGCCTCTCCGATACAAATCGCTTTCCTGATGGAAGAATTGTTATAATCGATCCCGTTGGCCTCCGCATATTCGATCAACTTTATCAGAAAAGAGGGGACAACCATACAGAAAGAAGGATGTATCCGGTGGATCGTGTCCCACTGTAATTCAGGTATCCCGTTACCGACGCGAACGACTCCCGCCCCCAGTTCACGGGCTCCCATATAATAGGCCAGGCCCGCCATAAAACGCCGGTCGAGCGTGGTCATCAACTGCATGACATCTTCCCGCGTGCACCCCGCCGTTGTAAACGATAGATATTCGTTATAAGACAGACGGTCCAGGTCGCCTGAAGTCAGTACAAATGTAACCGGATCGCCCAATGTCCCCGAAGTTGTCACATAATCGATGATCTCTGCCTTATCCACACAAACAAAATCCTCATTATGCAGTTGCAGGTCTGTTTTTGTCGTAACAGGCAATTGCTGTAAATCTTCCAATGTGCGGATACCGGATATATCGATCCTCTCCTCGCGGAACATACGTTGATAAAAGGCCGAATGCCTGTTCAGGTATTCCAGTTCATCGGCAAGCCGAAGTTCCTGATACCTTTTGATCTCCGCAGGAGTTTTGAATTGTATGTCGCTAAACTTCTCCATTTCGTTTATTTTTTAATTCTTTTTTCCAGTACAATACGTTCTTCTTCTTTAGGTATTTCTTTTGTCAAAGCGGTCTGCCAACAA encodes the following:
- a CDS encoding phenylacetate--CoA ligase family protein; the encoded protein is MEKFSDIQFKTPAEIKRYQELRLADELEYLNRHSAFYQRMFREERIDISGIRTLEDLQQLPVTTKTDLQLHNEDFVCVDKAEIIDYVTTSGTLGDPVTFVLTSGDLDRLSYNEYLSFTTAGCTREDVMQLMTTLDRRFMAGLAYYMGARELGAGVVRVGNGIPELQWDTIHRIHPSFCMVVPSFLIKLIEYAEANGIDYNNSSIRKAICIGEALRNPDFSLNTLGQRIHEKWQTPLLQSTYASTEMQSSFTECEACRGGHLQPELIIVEFLDDKNLPVAEGEAGEVTITTLGVRGMPLLRFKTGDICYHYTEPCSCGRNTMRLSSVLGRKGQMIKYKGTTLYPPALYDILDNIPGVKNYVVEVYTNDLGTDDILIRVGSDLQTEAFAKQIKDLFRSKVRVAPTIQFASPDYVAKIQMPQMSRKAIKFIDLR